The Antechinus flavipes isolate AdamAnt ecotype Samford, QLD, Australia chromosome 4, AdamAnt_v2, whole genome shotgun sequence genomic interval TGTTGGGCTTGGGCATCTAGCCCTCACAGTTGCTAGTTGCGTTGCCTCCTACGTCCAAAGGGTGCCCCCAAGCGTTCATAGGCTCTCAGTCAAGTAACTTTGACTCTCCGATTACGACGGAAATAGTTCTGGAGCGCCTGCGCCTTTAATCGCTTGCGATTGGCAGTGGGACAAATCTGATGCGGAGGAACGTCATACCCGGAAGCCAGGTGCCGGAAGTGGGGGTGGGTTGCTTGTCCTCAGGGGGCGGGGAAGTCGAGGCCAAAAAGGAGAAACAACTCGACCCTGACTCCCACTTCCCCCGACACCGGAGGCATATAGTCACGGAGAGCCAGGGAAGAGAAGATAACGCCTCCCCCGCCATCACTCTCCCACTCTCAGCCTCCGCCATGGCCGAGACCACGGCTGGACTGAGCGAGACTGTCACCGAGACATCGGTTACCGTGACAACCGAACCCGTGAGGAGGACAGGGGTGTGGAGAGGATAGCGTAGACTGGGAGAGAATgacagaggagagggaggaaaagggtgcgggaagagaggggagaggaaaaggatgcCGGATGGGGCCGGGCAAGGATGGAGAAAGGCAGTGCTGGAGATTGGGTGGCCTAGGAAAGGAGTCAACAGCGGTGGGGAGCCAGAGAAATATTGGATAGGGTGTCAGAATCAGTAGATGAGGTGTTTGGCGCAGGGTCTTGAGAGATCTGGAAGATATATGATGGATTTAGGAGGTAAATGGAAAAGAATGCCGCGAGACATGATTGGGGATAGGGAATGCCAGGCAAGAGGTCAAGGATAGTCAAGACCTAGCTTAAGAGTATCCCCTCCCTCACTCGGCTTCCATTCATTAATTGGAAATGTAAAGGTAGAGAGATGGAGAGGTAAGCCATGAGGAATCAAGCAGGATTCCGTAGGAAACTTAAAATGCCATTGGAgacaggaaaaattatttttaaattgatgatgatgattagcACGAAGAGTAGGGAACATATGGAGGgtagtaatttgtttttttatacaCCTCCAAGATCCAGAGattattccccctcccccccaaccaaGAAGTAATTTTCCTATTAGACTAAGAGCCCCTGAGAGTACTTGTGTACTCTTGTTTCCTGACTatctaatacatatattataatgttTCTGGTAGGAACTTCATCATTTCACCTCAACCTCTTCCTCTCTATCCTCCCCCACATTTCTCTAGGAAAACCGTAGCCTAACTATTAAACTTCGGAAACGGAAGCCAGATAAGAAGGTGGAATGGTCAAGTGATACTGTGGACAACGAGCATTTAGGACGCCGTTCATCAAAATGTGAGTAGCCACCTCCCTACAGATTCTTTACAATACTTTCAGCCTGCCCCCAAAGCAGTAAAACTATCCAAATTCTAGACATTGCTTCTCCCCCCCAACCCCAGTCTTATATATGTTCCAGATTCTTATGAGTTGGTTCAGTGGTGTTAAAGCACAGTGAATGCATAGGTCCTTAGaggaaatgaaggagagagaatCTGAATATGGTATTTCCACTTTGGGAGGTTGGGTGGTAGAAGAGAGTCAGATGCTTTGAGAGAGAGCCCGGTGATAGGAGTTTTTAGGCCTGAATTTTAGGAGAGAAATGAGAACCTCAAAGAATTTTATCCTGCAGGGAGAAAAGAGATTCCTAGTAGAAGTGAAATCCCCTCCATTCAGTTCCTGAGAGTTCATTGTCTGCTACCTCCCATGTTCCCCCATCCATCTGCAAAGGTCAACCAATTCTACCTTTTCATCAAAATTTCATTTATTGCCACAGGCGCTCATAAATAATCCAAGAtcacaaaatatgttaaatatggggTTAATTACACAATAAAAGGAAACATTCCACTTGATATAAGGGGAAGAATGGAATAAGAGAAGAGTTTGAGTTGAAGAGCtgaattccttcttttccctactttttttctAGGTTGCTGTATCTATGAAAAGCCTCGGGCTTTTGGTGAGAGCTCTACAGAgagtgatgatgaagatgatgaaggCTGTGGTCACACTCACTGTGTTCGGGGCCACCAAAAGGGACAGCGTCGTGCTACCACTGTCCCACCCCCAACTACTCTTTCCCACCTCCCTAACCCCTCCCAACCCCCACCTGGGCCCATGCAGCACTGAGCTTCATTCTTCTCCGTTGCCCCTCCATTTATCTGGACCTGAATGTGTCTGTGTTACTACTTAGGGATTAAACCCATGGTTTGATCCCTCCTATCCCCCCCTTTCCTATCCCCTCACCTCACCTTGCTTCTCCTCTACCTGCTGAAGGGTACGGGGAGAAGAAGGTTGGTAAAAATCCCGGAGTCCTGACTTTGCTGCTATAACAGAACCCAGGCTTCTAGGCTCATTCCACCCTTGAGGGACCCAGGCATCTAGCTCCCTCACTCTCATTCCTCTTTCTTCATCCCTGTATTCGGGGACCCAGGCATCTTTTATCCTAGTCTCCAGCCCCATTCTTATCCAGCCCTCTGTTCTCACTGCCAAATTCCCTTCcctggaattcaaatcttcccaACCCACAATCCCCTGTTCTCTGAATCTAGCACACTAGAAGGTGGACTTCATTATAACCCCAGCTTTCACTGCCAGGCCTCTATCCCATTCAAGACCCAAGTGTCCACTCCCCCATTAGTGGCCAGTTGCCCTGCTGCCAAGCTGTACTCTAATCTTGGTTTAAAGCACCTACTCCAAAGTATTATACAATCCTAATTCTTTATCAGCTGGAAAGAGATTCAGGTTATATCCTTAAATCTCATCAGTAGGCTGGAAAATGGCTGCTCCTTCCAAAGAGGCTGACAGCAGAGAATTCCCACTCCCTATCCCTTAACTATTCCTTTCCAAAAATGTTCTCAGAAGGGATTGAAGGGAGAAGGATTTCCCTATCCTTTCTAAGACTTTTGGCAAAGAAAGCTGAAATTTTTGTTGTCTGAGTTtgatttccctcagttttctggtTTTCCCATTGCAGAGGTTGGATCTAATATGACTTTGAGGGGAACCTAGGAAGGAATGAAGAGGGATCTAAGAGGTTGGTATTCCTTCCAATTCCTTATTCTGTTCCCAAATAAGCCTAGAAGAGCACCACCAACTTAATAGGCCCCTCCACAAAATTCCTGGGAATGAATCATCCACTGTCTCCTACATTCTCCATTTATCTACAAAGGTCAACCAACTCCACCTCTTCACTGAGATTTCATTTATTGCCATAGGCTCTCAAAATAAATAACCCAATGTCACAGAATGTGTTAAATATGGGGCCAATTAAAGGGAGTATTTAGTGGGCTGTGTGGAGACCCCCAAAGTGGGGAGAGGTAGTACCATTCTTCCTATCCTGAATGGGAGGTGGGAAAAATGTAGGGAGGGTTTGCATAGCATCAAGCCAGATCTCAGAGAAAAGGGCAGCTCTCTCAGTAAAGAGCTTTTCCCCAAAATGGATAAGAACAGATATACTTGGATGGTAGATTTTACAGTTTGCTGCAAGGTAGAAATTAATCATCAGGAAAGGGGTCCAGAAAAAGTTAGGAAGAACCTTTCcttttatacttattttctaGAAAGGGGAATGGAAAAGATTTCTCAAAGGTCTTAGGGAATTGCTGAGAAGGCAGTTTCTCTAATAGGGTGAGGCTTAATAGGAAACAAATAGTAATTGAGCAAAGGAATATTCATGACTTGGGAAATTGTGGGTGGGGTTGTAGTGGGCTGGAGATGTAGGAAGATAGGtttgtaaatttatttagaaAGCACTTTTCCCATAGGAATATGGCATGTTCGACTTAGGAAGGGAAGTTTTTGGAAGCAATGGGTCTCAAGTTTCTACATCCAGGTATTTAGACTGGATCTGAAATTAACTGGGAGGGAATGGGAAATTCTTGGGAGTGGGTGAGGCAAGTCAGGAGAGCTGGAGTTTCCCAAGTAGGGAAACTTGAAGAGCTCGAAATCCCTTAGTAAAAATGCAGGGTGGAGTGTTCAGCCATCAGCTGGCACTATGCGAAGTGGGGTCCGGGGGTCCCGAGTGCAAAGCAACGGAAAGACACGCTCCCCAAGGGATCCAGATGCCTGGAAAGCGAAAAGCAGGTCAAGAGACCGACCGTCATAGAAAGCCACTCGGCCTCTTTCCCAATCCAAGTCCACGCGAATTCTCCGGGGCGGAGGCCTTCCACCTGCCAGGGGCGTAGGTTCGGGGGCTGTCAGAGCCCATAACTTGCCGCCTCGGCCTTCCACAGCCCACACGGCCCCCGCGGGGCATAAGCCTACTCGGCCCTTTCGCCGCACAGATTCTCCAGCAGCACCGACGGCATAATGGCTCCCTTTGTCATCTTCACCAGAGGACTCCCCGAAAGAAGTTCCACTGGCAGTCTCTACTTCCCAGCAATGCCGTCCACCTCTGAAGCCTTGCGCACCTAGCACAGCGGGGAGCTGGTCGAAGCGGGCTGGTCCGTCCAGTGGCACAGGTGTCCCAGGTGGAGCTAGACAAACGCTTCGACCATCGGGAGACACAAGGAGGTGACGGTGTGCAGTGCTAGGGTCCAGAGTTAAGTCCGCTGGGTGGTGGATTGGGAACAAGggaagaagaattaaaagaatttttaagatttaagaGATCACATTAACTAccatcatttgacagatgaagtgGGGAAGCAGCCTAGAACCCTTGGTCCACTTAATCCAAATCTAGTGCGCTTTTCCAATTCCCAGTGTAAATGGGACCTATtggagaaaagcagaaatgaagaGTGGGGATtccaaaataagagaaaaaagatttgaagAGAAAACATGAGTTTAGTAAAGTTGGGGACAGCAAATGAGAGGGTGGGAATGAGAGGCTAGCTAGGGAAGAGCTGAAGAACTAAGGGAATGTTAGAGATGAAAATCAATGGACAGTTGTTGAAGGCAGATGAAGATAacagtgggaaaagaaaaaggtgtGGGGCCTGAGTATTGTCTTTGGAGTTTGGAGCATGGGGACAGACCTGAAGAGCCGAGAATAGAAATAGAGTTGGAAATGAGTGGGTGTGgggaaagtgggaggagaaaagggtGGAGGAAATGGCTTCAACTAAATCTGGGTGGGGCTGAGGGAGGCGGGTCAACAAGACCGTGAAGTGATTGACAGGAAACATAAGGTAAAAGGAGTTGGGAGAGAAGAGAACCGGAAGTGAGCAGTGGGGAGGAATCTAAGGTATCTTGAGAAACCAGCCAACCCCACCCTCTGAAACATCAGTGACAGAATTGGAGAATCTTTTTCTCTGGATATCTC includes:
- the PPP1R11 gene encoding E3 ubiquitin-protein ligase PPP1R11 isoform X2, yielding MAETTAGLSETVTETSVTVTTEPENRSLTIKLRKRKPDKKVEWSSDTVDNEHLGRRSSKCCCIYEKPRAFGESSTESDDEDDEGCGHTHCVRGHQKGQRRATTVPPPTTLSHLPNPSQPPPGPMQH
- the PPP1R11 gene encoding E3 ubiquitin-protein ligase PPP1R11 isoform X1, translating into MAETTAGLSETVTETSVTVTTEPVRRTGENRSLTIKLRKRKPDKKVEWSSDTVDNEHLGRRSSKCCCIYEKPRAFGESSTESDDEDDEGCGHTHCVRGHQKGQRRATTVPPPTTLSHLPNPSQPPPGPMQH
- the RNF39 gene encoding RING finger protein 39 isoform X1 translates to MEVERTSGGSLPLLPTEISEFGPGLVERLEQLSTCPLCRGPFQDPVILACEHSFCRACLARRWDAPPGSDDTNSAPPIICPCCGLSCPRRSLRSNVRLAVEVRISRGLREKLAEPGARTGRRRGGRIPTMGCQDPHGEDVRKTWRSYIFLRLDATKSKPEESDEDIPDDYPVVKNMLHRLTADLTLDPSTAHRHLLVSPDGRSVCLAPPGTPVPLDGPARFDQLPAVLGAQGFRGGRHCWEVETASGTSFGESSGEDDKGSHYAVGAAGESVRRKGRVGLCPAGAVWAVEGRGGKLWALTAPEPTPLAGGRPPPRRIRVDLDWERGRVAFYDGRSLDLLFAFQASGSLGERVFPLLCTRDPRTPLRIVPADG
- the RNF39 gene encoding RING finger protein 39 isoform X2; amino-acid sequence: MEVERTSGGSLPLLPTEISEFGPGLVERLEQLSTCPLCRGPFQDPVILACEHSFCRACLARRWDAPPGSDDTNSAPPIICPCCGLSCPRRSLRSNVRLAVEVRISRGLREKLAEPGARTGRRRGGRIPTMGCQDPHGEDVRKTWRRLDATKSKPEESDEDIPDDYPVVKNMLHRLTADLTLDPSTAHRHLLVSPDGRSVCLAPPGTPVPLDGPARFDQLPAVLGAQGFRGGRHCWEVETASGTSFGESSGEDDKGSHYAVGAAGESVRRKGRVGLCPAGAVWAVEGRGGKLWALTAPEPTPLAGGRPPPRRIRVDLDWERGRVAFYDGRSLDLLFAFQASGSLGERVFPLLCTRDPRTPLRIVPADG